One region of Faecalibacter bovis genomic DNA includes:
- a CDS encoding tyrosine-type recombinase/integrase, whose translation MPSLTYKVNLKKEVSSIYVRFKINQELETERKFGDFKIETKYWDSSSKNLKTRIKREYKLINTKMYEFIQFLDTQYNSDITTINFNKSNLKEWLIKQTNAFFNIEDKAEKNPLSKIYYFDEYIEHFNQNINKYKNERGNTYSSSFKSLFKQVGIKLNSFQKLYKRLKLEDVNIEFRNEFVDYLREELDFSDSTIAKYIKGIKLLCKYAENDNLPICKDYTKREFKKPSYETFDIYLNENEIQQIINLDLSTIEDLDYYRDCLIVALRVGLRYSDLEKLNSNRIIDYKDKAGNILGKYIVVKTDKTNKTVNIPLHSDIIKILDKYDNKFPVPNSNPQFNQYIKAICKRAKINEKCKGKIRQSIIINEGKKSEYKTTRNIEGFYEKWQLVKAHTTRRSFATNMFLEGHPVFEIMQITGHQTEEVFYKYIKMSPNEKIENIFKRWNKE comes from the coding sequence ATGCCATCATTAACTTATAAGGTAAATCTTAAAAAGGAAGTATCATCTATATATGTACGATTTAAGATAAATCAAGAATTAGAAACTGAACGAAAATTTGGAGATTTTAAAATTGAAACTAAATATTGGGATTCATCTAGCAAAAATCTAAAAACTAGAATCAAGAGAGAATATAAATTAATCAATACTAAAATGTATGAGTTTATTCAATTTCTCGACACTCAATATAATAGTGATATTACAACTATCAATTTTAATAAATCAAACTTAAAAGAGTGGTTAATTAAACAAACCAATGCTTTTTTTAATATTGAAGATAAAGCTGAAAAAAATCCACTTAGTAAAATTTATTACTTTGATGAATACATTGAGCATTTTAATCAGAACATAAACAAATATAAAAATGAAAGAGGTAATACATATTCTAGTTCATTCAAATCTTTATTTAAACAAGTTGGTATAAAATTAAATTCATTTCAAAAATTATATAAACGTCTAAAATTAGAAGATGTGAATATAGAATTCCGAAATGAGTTTGTAGATTATTTAAGAGAAGAATTAGACTTTTCAGATAGTACTATTGCAAAATATATTAAAGGAATTAAGTTATTATGCAAATATGCTGAAAATGATAACTTACCTATTTGTAAAGACTATACCAAAAGAGAGTTTAAAAAACCTTCATATGAAACATTTGATATTTATCTAAACGAAAATGAAATACAACAAATTATCAATTTAGATTTATCTACAATTGAAGATTTAGATTATTATAGAGATTGTTTAATTGTTGCTTTACGAGTTGGGTTAAGATATTCTGATTTAGAAAAACTAAATTCCAACAGAATAATTGATTACAAAGATAAAGCTGGAAATATTTTAGGAAAATACATTGTAGTAAAAACAGATAAAACAAATAAAACTGTTAACATACCATTACATTCAGATATCATTAAAATATTAGATAAGTATGATAATAAATTCCCTGTTCCAAATAGTAATCCTCAATTTAATCAATACATAAAGGCGATTTGTAAAAGAGCGAAAATAAACGAAAAATGTAAAGGTAAAATTCGTCAATCCATAATTATTAATGAAGGTAAAAAGAGTGAGTATAAAACAACCAGAAATATTGAAGGATTTTATGAAAAATGGCAATTAGTAAAAGCACATACTACACGAAGAAGTTTTGCTACAAATATGTTTTTAGAAGGTCATCCTGTTTTTGAAATCATGCAAATTACAGGACATCAAACAGAAGAGGTATTTTATAAATACATTAAAATGTCTCCGAATGAAAAAATTGAAAATATTTTCAAAAGATGGAATAAAGAATAA
- a CDS encoding helix-turn-helix domain-containing protein: MKKIEHKTVYSIPYGEICLYETNTPFKGLDFNFDNPSVSMMLQGEKKIKWNDESFDFGTRKILIPEKKQILTVDVDYASFDNPLKCAILTIDESFVSSFYDEITSIQNKDWIDVIGGDENEILNYFVSEEGLLINSFFNLLNDRTSLKEKMHQLDYIFQLKMKELTYLILQSKARKIILNQKLSENNPLYDVINYINNNFKSKIKIEELAKIACMSESKLFAKFKENFGCSPNHFIIQKRLEYAHELLSSNIQNLTISEISYMSGFNNVEHFNRKFKEVFSQTPSKIKK, translated from the coding sequence ATGAAAAAAATCGAACATAAAACAGTGTATAGTATACCCTATGGTGAAATTTGCTTATATGAAACCAATACACCGTTTAAGGGGCTAGATTTTAATTTTGATAATCCGTCAGTATCGATGATGTTGCAAGGAGAAAAAAAAATTAAATGGAATGATGAAAGTTTTGATTTTGGAACCAGAAAAATTTTAATTCCAGAAAAGAAACAAATTCTTACTGTTGATGTTGATTATGCTTCTTTTGATAATCCATTAAAATGTGCAATTCTTACAATTGACGAAAGTTTTGTAAGTTCATTTTACGATGAAATAACTTCTATACAAAATAAGGATTGGATTGATGTAATAGGCGGTGACGAAAATGAAATATTGAATTATTTTGTATCTGAAGAAGGATTACTTATTAATAGCTTTTTTAATCTATTAAATGACAGAACTTCACTGAAAGAAAAAATGCATCAATTGGATTATATTTTTCAACTAAAGATGAAGGAATTAACCTATTTAATTTTACAATCTAAGGCGCGAAAAATTATTTTAAATCAAAAACTTTCTGAAAATAATCCATTGTACGATGTTATAAATTACATCAACAATAATTTTAAATCAAAAATAAAAATTGAAGAACTGGCAAAAATCGCTTGTATGAGCGAGTCTAAATTGTTTGCTAAGTTTAAGGAGAATTTTGGCTGTTCACCCAATCATTTTATCATTCAGAAACGCCTTGAATATGCACATGAGCTATTATCCTCAAATATTCAAAATTTAACAATATCTGAAATTAGTTATATGAGCGGTTTTAATAATGTGGAACATTTTAACCGAAAGTTTAAGGAAGTTTTCAGTCAAACTCCGAGTAAAATTAAGAAGTAG
- a CDS encoding aldehyde dehydrogenase family protein encodes MKEYSYIINGVEKTSLETVEVFNPANKELIGKYFVSTIEDVEEAIENSKIVQKSWSKLAQEDRDNYLMKIADVLINNKTYLAELITKEQGKPLNGPGSNFEMDACIGWTQVPASLNLEDEVIFEDDTRKDILQRKPIGVVAAITPWNWPLMIAIWQIIPSIKMGNTVVVKPSEYTTIASLEMYRLINEVLPAGVINVVTGDGKIGAHITAHSSISKIMFTGSIATGKRIIEASKHNMARLTLECGGNDAGIVLPKTDFNSIAEGLFWGSFLNMGQTCAALKRLYVHEDDLDICVEALSNLTKNFKMGDGMNEDVLLGPIQNQMQFDKVNALIEATAKNPKAKIIVPNPEVSNDGFYIPITFVTGVDNGDAIVDEEQFGTVLPIITYKTLEEAIEKANSLEIGLGASVWGNDQKLMEEVADQLEAGTVWMNQHGAIHPFVPFGGVKQSGYGVEFGIEGLKAVTVPKIMSYKK; translated from the coding sequence ATGAAAGAATATTCTTATATAATTAATGGTGTTGAAAAGACATCATTGGAAACGGTTGAGGTTTTTAATCCAGCAAATAAAGAACTTATAGGTAAGTATTTTGTTTCAACTATTGAAGATGTAGAGGAAGCGATAGAAAATTCTAAAATTGTTCAAAAATCTTGGTCAAAATTGGCACAAGAAGATCGTGATAACTATTTAATGAAGATTGCAGATGTCTTAATTAATAATAAAACTTATTTAGCTGAATTAATTACAAAGGAACAAGGAAAACCTTTAAATGGGCCAGGATCTAATTTTGAAATGGATGCTTGTATTGGGTGGACTCAAGTTCCTGCTTCGTTGAATTTAGAAGATGAGGTAATTTTTGAAGATGATACGCGTAAAGATATTTTACAAAGAAAACCTATTGGTGTTGTAGCTGCAATTACTCCTTGGAATTGGCCTTTGATGATTGCTATTTGGCAAATTATACCATCTATAAAAATGGGAAATACGGTTGTAGTAAAACCATCAGAATATACAACAATTGCTTCGTTAGAAATGTATCGTTTAATCAACGAAGTTTTACCTGCAGGTGTTATTAATGTTGTAACTGGTGATGGTAAAATTGGTGCACATATCACAGCTCATTCAAGTATTTCAAAAATTATGTTTACAGGTTCCATCGCTACAGGAAAACGAATTATAGAAGCTTCGAAGCATAATATGGCGCGTTTAACTTTAGAATGTGGTGGAAACGATGCTGGAATTGTTTTACCAAAAACAGATTTTAATTCTATTGCCGAAGGTTTATTCTGGGGTAGTTTTTTAAATATGGGACAAACTTGTGCCGCTTTAAAACGCTTATACGTGCATGAAGATGACTTAGATATTTGTGTTGAAGCCTTGAGTAATTTGACTAAGAATTTTAAAATGGGTGATGGGATGAATGAAGATGTTTTATTAGGTCCAATTCAAAACCAAATGCAATTTGATAAAGTAAATGCTTTGATAGAAGCAACTGCTAAAAATCCAAAAGCTAAAATTATTGTTCCAAATCCGGAAGTGTCAAATGATGGATTTTATATTCCAATCACATTTGTAACTGGTGTTGATAATGGTGATGCAATTGTAGATGAGGAGCAATTCGGAACCGTTTTACCAATTATTACCTATAAAACTTTAGAAGAAGCTATAGAAAAAGCCAACAGCTTAGAAATCGGGTTAGGAGCTTCTGTTTGGGGTAATGATCAAAAGTTAATGGAAGAAGTTGCTGATCAGTTAGAAGCAGGAACTGTTTGGATGAATCAACATGGTGCTATACATCCATTTGTACCTTTTGGAGGTGTAAAACAATCTGGATATGGAGTTGAATTCGGAATTGAAGGATTAAAAGCTGTGACAGTTCCAAAAATAATGAGTTATAAAAAATAA